The nucleotide window CCTTGTCCCTGATGCAGTGAATGAGGCACACATGACTGCAGATGGACTAAACCCCTGGATGGTCAGGAATCACCCTGGTGATGCAAAAGAGGCTGAAATCCAGAAAGACCGCGAACAACTTCCAGAGCCCATGGCCAGTGAGGCTTCTGAAAGTGAGGGAGAAGAAAGACCAGTGGCAGAGGAAGAAATTTTGttgaaagaatttgaagaaaGGCGATTGGTTAGGAAAACATCTGGCCTCAACCAGGACACCAAAGCAGTGGACAGGCAAGAAACAAAAGGTGAGTTGCGGTGGACTGGAAGGGGGAGCTTAGCGCAGTGCTGCAGACCAGCTGTGAGAGGAAATCTGTGCCCACCCACACACACTGCAGAATGAGGCTCTAGGGACTTTCAAGAGAGTGCCCTGGGTCTCTGAAGAGCAAATAGATGATCATAATTACCATTTTTCTTCgaaggcatttaataaatggtCATATACATGGCTGTGCAGTGTGCGTTCCAACGTGCTTTCTACTCTGGAGGGCTTACAGTGTTCAGAAAGACAGGACTACACCATCCTTGAAGCCAGGGCAGGAGTTGATGTTGCTGGTACCCACAGCAGGGAGGTACACATGCTGGGGCGGCAGATCTGAAAACCATTCACACCCACACATGGGTAGATTGCGAGGCATTCTAAAGTATCTTCAAATGATGGCTGtagtgttctgttttgtttgtaaaGTAGGAGTGCTATCTTTAGCACTCATAAATGCTGGTTGATATATGATACAGGTAAAGACTTTCTGGACAGGAGTGAATGACACCATGAGGTGCATGGTAAATTAGAATTTTTACCCCATGCTCAGACTTAACTTGCATATTGTATTTTCTACCTGTTATCTTAAAgagatttttatattaacaatgttagGTTAGCACCCTTGAGACAGGTCAGAGAGCTCCCATTCTAGGGAGAAAGCAGGTCCTTAAGTAGGTCCACTTTGGGACCTACTTAGATTCAGAATCACCTAGCTATCTGCACAGAGTTCTGAGTCTGATTGTATTTCCTGCAGAAATAGTGTGTTTGGGTGACAGCAAGAATCTTTTTCCATGGCAAAAAGTTAAAagagctgtcatttagaatgtaCTATAGGGCCTTATGGTTTTCAGCTAGAGAGTTCTGGGATTAATGTCATAGTTATAATTTCCAAGAGGATTGCAGAGCCCAGTGGTGCTGCAGGCCAAGAGTTTGGGGCAGTTTCTGTACAACCACAGGACACCAGCTGCATCCTCCTGAGCCCCCTCCAAAGCTGGCCATGTAGCTAAATGTATAGAGCAGTTGGTTGTGGTATGAAAGGTAGATTTGGATTTCCTCAGAtgataaataaacaatatttccAAACCTTTGGGGAAATAGTGGGAAGTTGTGGAACCCAAACAAAATGGGCAAGGGAACTTGTTCCCTGAGGAGTAGACATATATGTCTCCAAAGCCCAGGTCTCAAGTAGATTCTTCCAGTGGCTTCCAGCCAAAGCTGAAAAGCAAGGTGAGCATGGGAATGGAGGCAACTTGGGTCAATGCAGAAGATGGTTGATAAGTGTGTCACTGCCATGTTTTCTCCCGGGTTCTCAGAGACTAGTGGTATTTACTCAGATGTTTCTGATGACTGGAAAATGGGAGCTACTTGACACAACCATGACAGGtgataaaatgctattttaagataaaacaatgcctggctggggtggctcagtggttgagcaacagcctgtgaaccaaagggttgctggttcgattcccactcagggcccatgcttgggttgcaggccaggttcccctggtggggggcacatgagagggaaccacacattgatgtttccctccttctgtttctttctcctttcccctctctaataaataaataaaatcttttttaaaaaagataaaacaatgcAGGATAACGTTTTTACAAATAGGGCAGGGCATTACAATGTAAAATATAAGTAGTAAATCACAATTTTAGgaattacaaataataaattacagTGAAGTTGCATTCAGAGACCACCTGTTAGTAGATaaggcctttttaaaatttggaactTGGGGGTcctgttgggggtgtgcgagaggcaactgatcagtgtttctcttgtacattgatatttgtctcccttACTCCCTtggcctctctctaaaaaataaaaatctcttttaaaaaataaaatttgggacTTGGGCCCATCTTCCCCAAGCAGGGTTTACTGTATGAGGAAATTAAGCCACAGTTCCTGTTACAGAGTGAGTCAGTGGCAAAGCTGGGAATAGGGCCCAGGATATCTGCTTCCCAACATTCTGCTTTTGACTACTCAGCTCCGTGGCCTGCTACTTGGCAGGTAATGATTAGTGAGCTCACCAGAAGACCCAGCGAATGGAGTCTTCTCTCCATTGGGAGACCTTTCATGGTGCCTAGCATCCAAGGTGTGCTCAAAAACTGCTCGTTGGAGagtgctcaacaaatgttcattgacTAGGCAACTTCTACACCCTCCTTTTCTGacagcttttatttcttcctccagaTACTAGCAGCCAGGAGGTGCTATCTGAATTGAGGGCACTGTCTCAGAAACTCAACAAGGACAAGCATCAGCCCAGGAAGCAAAAAGTGAGTTTGGAAAGGACAGTGTTGCCAGTACAGAGAGAGGAACCTGCTCAGGAAGAAGAGGTGCCCCTGTTGCTGCAGAGGCCTGAGAGAGCAGAGACTTTGGAAGAGCTAGAAGAGCTGGGCAAGGAAGGATGCCttcaaaataaggagcttcccagatctGCGTTAGAAAGGCAGCAGTTGGAGAGGAACCCAGTTAACCAGCCTGGTGCTcccaaggagaagaaaaggaaggagcaaATGATTGACCTACAGAACATCCTAACCACAGAATCTCCTTCCGTGAAGTCTTTGGCAGTCCCCACAACAATAGAAGAGTTGGTGAGCAgagccagggttgtgggccattGTGGGGAATCAGCTGGTGCACAAAGTGACCTTCTTGCACAAGGAGTAGAATCAGTGGTTTGTTGAGCTGGGATCACATTTCAGTGGTTGAGAGGCCAACAATAGTATGAGGCCAGGCTGGCCAAGTGAGTTTGGTAGGTGCAAATCTGTGAGTGCCACTGAGACTCCCACATCCTAAGTTCTGGGCCACCAAATCCTTCCTGGGGTTACTCCACAACTGCCCTCAGAGCAAAGAAAGAGGCACTCAAAGCTCTGATGAGATCCCAGGCAGGACATTCAAATGTGAGTCGTTGAGTTCTTGCCAAGGTTTTGCTCTGCTCAGTTGGCTCTCAAGTGGTATCTCAAGTGGTCCAGGATTCCCTGATTAAGTAATTGAAATTGCTCAAGTGAGGAGTCCTGGCCTGTCTTTTCAAGGCTGTAAGCTGGAGGATGCCTACTTTCTGGCCAGGTCATTTGGAGTCGGAGCTCCTCCTCCTACCACAGAACACTCGTTCCTCCACCCTGCAACTTCCCtactgaaagttttaaaaaattctgtcatATGATAATGAGCTGGGGAATTTTACCCTAGAGAGAATAAAATTGGAGCATGATTGGCTACCAGTCTGTATTGCAAGCCCATCATTGTTCAGCACTTTCCCCCTAGAGGGCGCTAAAATGTTACAACCCAAAATTCAAGCTTTCTTGCCTGAACCACCACTCGAAGGCAAGCTGTAGCCACAGAACCTCCCAACCACAAGCTCTCCTTCCCTGAAGTCTTTGGCAGTTATCACAACAATAGGGGGTAAGTAAACAGAGCCAGGGTCTCAGACCATTGTGGGGGATCGGAGCTGATGCAGAAAGTACCAGCAAGAATATTTTGTAGTTAGGTTCTGTAGCTCCCCCTTTTTCCTGAAGTCCCCCTCTCTGTTCTCACTGTTGTGTCTTCCCAGGAAAATGAACAGGAGAGAGATCAAAAGCAAATGATAAGAGAAGCTTTTGCTGGGGATGATGTCATCAGAGACTTcttgaaagagaagagggaagttGTGGAGGAGAGTAAGCCAAAGGACGTGGACCTGACTCTACCTGGCTGGGGCGAGTGGGGTGGCATGGGCCTGAAGCCCAGTGCCAAGAAGAGACAACGGTAAGAACAGGGGAGAAAACGTGTCAGAAGGGCACAAGGTTCTTCCCCCTTAacctcccaggccctccctgccctttTGACTAAGTCTTTAATGCTCGGAGACATACTGCTGTTCTACTTTCCAGGTTTCTCATTAAAGCACCTGAAGGTCCTCCAAGAAAAGACAAGAATTTGCCAAATGTGATTATCAATGAGAAGCGAAATATCCAAGCAGCAGCTCACCAGGTGAGGGGTAGAGAGCTCTTTAGCTGCCTCCTCTTTGCTACCCAGCTCTCTTACTTTGGAGGAATGTTCTAGTGCTCTGTGGTCTAGAGGGAAGTGTGATCTTAACCACGGAGTCAAATCTATTTTTGATTTTACTGACTGGCTCTGAGATGAATAATTCCAGATCGACtctgctgttttaattactgacCAGGAAGAAGGTTGAGACTTATGGGATCATCTTTGCAGCAATGGTGAGGCCCTCAAATTGGTGTTTTCAACTAGTAGCCCAGATAACACTGATGCAAATGGGTCTCACTAAAGAAAGAATTACTGTTCTTCGGGCTGGTATTTATAGTCAAGGTAATGTTCAAAGGCTATAAAATTTGAGCTAcatcttaagaaaaacaaagacaaatgggTACTTGTTCAGGGTAATACAGGAATTTTAAATTGTGTCATACAATAATGAGCTTGGGTTGTTTACCCAAGAGAGAAGCAAATTTGAGCGGTATATTGAAAGCTGTCATGTAGAGTAGAATCATATAAAGTAGAAGTTAGAGGAAAAGCAGAGTTCAGTTCAAGGGAAAACCTTCTTCCAGTCCAGAGAGAATGTACTGCTCCAGAATAGGAGCATGTGTAGAGGACCAGGAATGAGATTAGACTCAATGACCTTTCATGTTTCCTTCAATTCTGAAAGTCAGTGACCCTTAGATTTGCTCCAAGCTAGTATAATATTCAAATGGCTTGTATTTAAACATGtaatctttattataattttttccattaccatttagtcccctaacaccccccctccccacagaagTCACCAcactggtatttttctttctgaaaaaaagggggaggactttttacaaattatttatttttagagagggggaagtaggagaaagagagagaaatcagtgtgtggttgcctctcacgcacgccctactggggacctggcctataatcCAGGCACATgtcttgactaggaattgaaccagtgaccctttggttcgcaggccggcgctcagtccactgagccacaccagccagggcaggaaagacTATTTAATAGATACAAAAGAGGTGAAGAAATAACATTTCAATAACactttcttgatttcattttgtAAACCAGTCACTGTGGAAATGGAATTGTGAACCCTGTAATCCCAGTTGAGGCTATATTACCAGAAAACAAGCAATGAACAGGCAGGTATaggacaaaagagagagaaaaggggtacTTCACCAGCCAGGAATCTCAGTGAAGGGCAGAGCACCTCAAAGATCACCCTTCCCCTGTAGGATcttaactctttattttttatgcagtCACAGCAAATTAACAATGGTTTTCCAGAATCTTCCTTgatttttcctcatctttttaatAACCTATAGACTGCAAGTCCCAGCATGCAATAGATTTAAATGTGCTTCAAACTGTGAAAGGGTAGGGGGAAGACCTCCCAAGGCTGAACACTCTAgccaggtgttttgttttgttttttcctcttgccTTGGCTAACAAGTACAGATGTAGCTATAAACCCCAGTAAAACTAAAGAGAATCTGTCCATCACTACCATCAGCACCATCTTGCAGTGCTCAGCTTTTCTTGAGTGTTCCACTGAATATCTCCAAACACTACTGATCATAACTTCCACATTTTCTGCTTCTGTCTTTTTCCTCCTGTTTGGCAATTGGGGAagtatttaaagattatttaagtATCTGAAGATAGTGCTACAATCAGCAGAGAAGAGTACTAGGCAAGGAAAGGGACCTGGGTTCTGCTCTCCCTGCAGCTAATTTACTTCAGTAAATCACTTCCTGTCTCTAAGccaaattctggagctgaaagaGATGACCTTTGCCATTACCTTGTGCCTTCCAGTTCAAAGTTTGTGATGCCAAAGAAGGATGAAACTAAGTGTAGCAGCGTGGTGCTGTTTAGGGTTCAGGAGTAAACCTTTGGGTTCCTTAAAACATCAATCCTGTGTATCAAGGAGAGGAATGGGAAGGATGGAGAGAATATGAGAGTCATAAAATCCATAGGGATACACAAATGCCTGGGTGTTTCTTGCAGTCACAAGAATAGGAAGGTTGTGTAGAAGACTCTTGAGGACAGCAGCCCTAGTGCTGCTGTAGGGTTCTACAGCAACAGGGGCAGTGTCAGGGTGGTTTTGCAATCCCTACTTTGATAGCTAAGCTTGGAACGAGCTAATCCCAGGGTGAGGGATGGGTCCTAAATCCAAATGAGGTGGCTCTGCTCCCAAATGTCCTCAAGCAGATTAGGACTCCCACGGTTAGATGGGGGCATTGGGATGCCTTGGGCCTCTCAGTAGCTTCACCCACTGCCCCCATCATATAGATCTATGGCCTATATGGCAACACTACCTGACCAGTTGCCATTATACAACTGCACCCCAGGCCTGGCTCATGCCTAGTCactctgccttcctttccagGTGCGGGTGCTTCCATATCCATTTACCCACCATCAACAATTTGAAAGGACCATCCAGACCCCTATAGGATCCACATGGAACACCCAGAGGGCCTTCCAAAAGCTGACAACACCCAAGGTTGTCACCAAGCTAGGCCATATCATTAAGCCTATAAAAGCAGAGGATGTGGGCTACCGGTCTTCGTCAAGGTCAGACCTCTCTGTCATACAGAGGAATCCAAAACGACTCTCCTTACGTCACAAAAAACAGCTGAAGAAAAACTCTAAAGACTGAGTTGCTGGAGGAGTGGTATCTTGGTCCCCAGAACCAGGAGCCCCAACTGCTCCTCCATTGGCCTGGTTTTACTCTGAGCTACAGGATCAGTTTCAAAATTCATTAACACACTGTGGCTGCAGTtaagccacattttaaaaataaaggcatttttatcTCTAAACTTGAATGTATTCTGTGTTGTCTCCCAGTTGAATCATTTCCAAGTCAATCAAGACACCTTCAGATGTTTCCCATTGCACTTCTCCAGGTGTACTTGCCAGGGGAACCTCATTTTCTCACCAAGGATTATGTAGTTAGTGCTAAATTGAAGTTACCCTAGTTTATGATCTTAAATAATACATCACATCAGACATGATCCACCATTAACcaaatttttttagattcaggGATAATGACTAATTATTGTATACTCTTAACCTCTGAACCTAGAAACAACATGGACAATCCATGCAATTGGATTTTGGTCTGGTCCCAGGATGGAGTTGAAGCTAAGTTCAGCTTTAAGTCTAGCTActgtcatttttgtgtgtgtgtcatccTCCGAGCTTGCACAGGTCTTAGAGAAGCTAGCATTTATCTTCTCATTCTTAAGACAATGAGGCTTTACCCCTACTTTGCAGATGAGGTAGAAATGAAGTTCTATACCCCTCTTAACTCAGAGCTATCTCCTTCCCACTGATTCAAAGTATAGTTTAATTCAAGCATTATTTGGCTCTATGATAGTTTACCTTGGCTTCTCAGCTTTGAGAAACCTGCCTTTCTTTGGGTGACAAGAAGTAGATAATGTATGGGCAGggcccctacagcctagattccTAACACAGAATTGGAGAAACCCCTCCTGATTACGAAAGGATGTATGTAGCACTACTGCACTTCACCTCCTGCCTTTGGAGGTTAGTGTCCCAGTGTTTTTAGACCAAGACGGGTTTGTTTTTGTGTACAGACCCCTCTGAGAATTTAATGAAATTATGAGCCCTCCCCAGAAAAATGCATAAACAATACTCTGTCTTACATACCAGTTTGAGAAGCTTTACAGACACTTGGAATCCATGGGCCAAAAGCTCTCTGCCACCGAGTTTTTTGCAATCCTCCTGCCCCAACACATCCCTTTTTTCCAAGTACACCACTCTCCACATTGGTTCCAAAATGTTTAAACCTCCAAAGTAACTAGTCCTGATACCTTTATTTTACAGGCAAAAGATTTCACAGTAGAGTGAAGTCTCCAGTGTTACACATTAAATTAGTAGCTCAGTAGGCACTAGCACCTTAGATTAACTCCAAAGCCAAAACGCCACGCCATAAATGTCTATGAAATTCTCCATGGTAGCTGTGGGACCCACTGACACCGCTAAATTGAGAGAATATGTTGCTCACGTTTAAAGTCCCAGGGACATTTTTAAGTTACCTATTGGTTTGAGATGATCAGAAATCCACCTGCTGGTTGACACCTAAGTCAGTGGCCAGCggggaaggggaaatggggaacTCCTGCCTCCGTTAAAGAGACCATAACCTTCTCTTTAGAGCACAAAGCTGCCACCTTCgtcccacccactccccaaaACGAAGTGCCCAATCAAGTGCCCCCAGTAAACAGCCAATTCCGTCTACTTTCCCGGGACCCTCTTCAGCTCCGAGTGCTCCCAGAAGCCCAGGAGTGATGCTAGCGACCCCATCCTTCAAAGAAGAGGGCAGGCGCCAGAACGTTTAAAAATGACGCCCATTTCTAGCCTTCCTAGCCCCCAAACGGATTCCACTGTTGTTTcgtggggctttttttttttcttttcttcctccgaACCTCCGAAGTGTTCTCCCTTCCCATTGGCCGAAGCTGCCCCTTGACGCCACCCTGGCCTTGCTCGCTGATTGGCCCACACTGGATGTGCCCAAGCCTTTTTCCCAGGGTGTGGCGGGAgggccccccctccacccccaacaaGGCTCTGACCCCtgactcctcccttccccccgcaAGTCCCCCTCTCCGTTCCAGAATGGTACCGCCCTGGCTCTGCTCCCCCACGGCCCAGGCCGCTGGCCTTAGGGCCCCCGGACGGGGCGGGGCACGCTGGGGACGGGCAGAGGGCGGTGGTGGCGCCTTCCTGCCGAGCCCAAGGCCGCCCCCGCCACCCTAGTTCAGCCCTGGTAGGTCCCACTTTGCCTGAGGCCGTTTTCATCCTGCCTTGTTGCCCCGTCCCGTCTGTACAGCCCCCACCGTAGCCTTTCGGTCATCCCGATCAGCAGCGTTACATTCCTGCCCTCAGCGTTCCCCATAAGGCCATCTGCCTCCGCCCTCAGGTCCTCGCTGCACTCCCTTTCCCCGTGTCTGCTCACCCTAACCCTCCGGAGTCCGCCGAATACCCGGGCCCCCCTTCCTCGCGAACTGTCCATCTCCAGTATACCCCTCCCTGCGTGTAGCCGTTCCTCCCAGCggcttccccttctctctgtggCCAGCGTTGTGGGGCAGTCCTGGCCACCAACATCCCCCCTCCCGTCGTCTCCGTACCCCTGCACTCCCCGCTCGTGTTGTCCCATCTCGTTCCTAAGTCCCTCCCACACCTAGCCCCCCTACACCATACCCCTCCCTCCGAGGCATCCCCCAGcgctcctccccaaccccccgcTAGCctaggcccctcccacccaccccgtCCTTTTGTCTCCTCTTTGGTCTCTAagtcccccgcccctccctctctcccgccCTCGCTCCCCGCAGGCAAGCTCTTATCATCCCCCCAAGTCCtggtgccccgccccccggccgcGCCCCGCAGGCCCCCTCCTTCCCGCGGCCCCATCTCCGCTCCCCGCGCTCCGCcttcaccccgcccccccaccccgcggcTTGGCTCCTGCCCGCCAGCCCTGCGGACCGCCCAGGTTCCCGGCTCGCTCCTCCCGCCGCGCCGCCGCCGACCCGCCCTTCCCGGGCTGGAGGCTAGCTCTCCAGTGCTCCTCCCCTCACACGCGCTCCCCCCCCGCCGCCCTGCTCACCGGGCCCTTCGGCG belongs to Phyllostomus discolor isolate MPI-MPIP mPhyDis1 chromosome X, mPhyDis1.pri.v3, whole genome shotgun sequence and includes:
- the UTP14A gene encoding U3 small nucleolar RNA-associated protein 14 homolog A isoform X1; protein product: MSVVRPAESLMALSKQEELEDFPNDYPLSTSEDEEDSGGDRKHQKLLEAISSLDGKNRQKLAERSEASLKVSEFTVSSEGSGERLVLSDLLEPVKTSSSLATVKKQLNRIKSKKTVELPLNKEEVERVHREVAFNKTSQALSKWDPIVLKNRQAEQLVFPIEKEQSAFAPIEHVLNGWNARTPLEQEIFNLLSKNKQPVTDPLLTPMEKASLKAMSLEEAKMRRAELQRARALQSYYEARARREKRIKSKKYHRVLKKERAKKVLKEFEELQKVDPTAALEELEKLEKARMMERMSLKHQNSGKWAKSKAIMAKYDLEARQAMQDQLARNKELTQKLQVASESEEEGGVEEEGDLLVPDAVNEAHMTADGLNPWMVRNHPGDAKEAEIQKDREQLPEPMASEASESEGEERPVAEEEILLKEFEERRLVRKTSGLNQDTKAVDRQETKDTSSQEVLSELRALSQKLNKDKHQPRKQKVSLERTVLPVQREEPAQEEEVPLLLQRPERAETLEELEELGKEGCLQNKELPRSALERQQLERNPVNQPGAPKEKKRKEQMIDLQNILTTESPSVKSLAVPTTIEELENEQERDQKQMIREAFAGDDVIRDFLKEKREVVEESKPKDVDLTLPGWGEWGGMGLKPSAKKRQRFLIKAPEGPPRKDKNLPNVIINEKRNIQAAAHQVRVLPYPFTHHQQFERTIQTPIGSTWNTQRAFQKLTTPKVVTKLGHIIKPIKAEDVGYRSSSRSDLSVIQRNPKRLSLRHKKQLKKNSKD